Proteins encoded by one window of Winogradskyella sp. PG-2:
- a CDS encoding HAD-IIIA family hydrolase → MKLVIIAGGKGTRLGLKEIPKPMVVINGKPLLEHQINLAKRYGLSDIYILSGYLSSVIIDHFGDGANFGVNITHVVEDKPLSTAGAVKQLEGLIEDRFMVFYGDTIMDIDLANFIDFDLKNRDAIGSILVHPNDHPYDSDLIEVNENNRVTAFLSKPHKENLMYSNMVNAALYILSPKVFEYIASNKASDFGKHIFPQLVETENLYAYKTTEYIKDMGTPDRFVKVEKDLVSGKVSRLNRSKKQKAVFLDRDGVINKEVDQLTNIEDFELIDGTIRAIKSLNKSDYIVIVITNQPVIAKGFITVEQLQSIHKKMDMLLGNEGAFLDDLFYCPHHPKVGFEGEITALKIECKCRKPKPGMLLKAAQQYNIDLKNSWFVGDRYTDIAAGKSTNTSTILLKTGHAGSDKHNFPSIESDFVFNNLAEATDYILKTN, encoded by the coding sequence ATGAAACTAGTAATAATAGCAGGAGGTAAAGGCACAAGGTTAGGGCTTAAAGAGATCCCTAAACCTATGGTTGTTATTAATGGGAAACCATTATTAGAACACCAGATTAATCTTGCTAAACGGTATGGACTTTCAGATATATATATACTTTCAGGTTATCTGTCTAGTGTAATAATAGATCATTTTGGAGATGGGGCAAATTTTGGAGTCAACATTACGCATGTTGTTGAAGATAAACCTTTGAGTACAGCTGGAGCAGTAAAACAGTTGGAGGGGCTTATAGAGGATAGGTTTATGGTGTTTTATGGGGATACAATAATGGACATAGATCTTGCTAATTTTATAGATTTTGATTTGAAAAATAGAGATGCAATTGGTAGCATTCTTGTTCATCCAAATGACCATCCTTATGATAGTGATTTAATAGAAGTTAATGAAAATAATAGAGTAACTGCTTTTCTTTCTAAGCCACATAAAGAAAATTTAATGTACTCTAATATGGTCAATGCTGCCCTTTATATTTTGTCACCAAAAGTTTTTGAATACATAGCATCAAATAAAGCTAGCGATTTTGGCAAACATATTTTCCCTCAACTTGTAGAAACGGAAAACCTTTATGCATATAAAACCACAGAGTATATAAAGGATATGGGTACACCTGATCGATTTGTAAAAGTTGAAAAGGACTTAGTAAGTGGCAAAGTTTCGAGGTTAAACAGAAGTAAAAAACAAAAAGCAGTCTTCCTAGATCGCGATGGCGTAATAAATAAAGAGGTTGATCAATTGACTAATATAGAGGATTTTGAGTTGATAGATGGCACAATAAGAGCTATTAAGTCTTTAAATAAATCTGATTATATAGTTATTGTTATTACCAATCAACCAGTTATAGCTAAAGGTTTTATAACGGTTGAGCAATTACAATCCATTCATAAAAAGATGGATATGTTGTTAGGCAATGAAGGAGCCTTTTTAGATGATTTATTTTATTGCCCTCACCACCCGAAAGTAGGTTTTGAAGGAGAAATAACTGCGCTTAAAATTGAATGTAAATGTCGAAAACCAAAGCCAGGAATGCTTTTAAAAGCTGCTCAACAATACAATATTGACCTTAAGAATTCATGGTTTGTGGGTGATAGATATACAGATATAGCAGCTGGTAAAAGCACAAATACAAGTACCATATTGCTTAAAACCGGACATGCAGGTAGTGATAAACATAATTTCCCTTCAATAGAATCAGACTTTGTGTTTAATAATCTAGCAGAAGCTACCGATTACATTTTAAAAACGAACTAA
- a CDS encoding NAD-dependent epimerase/dehydratase family protein, which yields MKSILITGGAGFIGSHLCDALINDNKIAVIDNLSLGRMNNIKHLLDNKNFKFIKADILSETLDAIFAEGNFDTVIHLAANSDIAVSHDNPNVDKDHTFMTTYRVLEMMKKYKTKEIVFSSTSAIYGDTADLLHENYGPLQPASHYGAGKLASEAFISSFVENYGIQAWIVRFPNVVGERATHGVIFDFIKKLNKNNSELEVLGDGEQYKPYLYVKDLVEAILFVWKNSSERLNIYNLGVNSRTKVKDIAVMVIEEMKLDATIKYTGGNRGWIGDVPEFNYDLTKVNTLGWKANNTSNEAVRKAIQYILTLDF from the coding sequence ATGAAATCAATTCTAATAACTGGTGGTGCAGGCTTTATTGGAAGTCATTTATGTGATGCATTAATTAACGATAACAAAATCGCAGTTATCGATAATCTATCACTTGGTAGAATGAATAATATAAAGCATTTATTAGATAATAAAAACTTTAAGTTCATCAAGGCAGATATTCTATCAGAAACTCTAGACGCCATTTTTGCTGAAGGTAATTTCGACACAGTCATTCATCTGGCTGCAAATTCAGACATCGCAGTGAGCCATGATAATCCTAATGTCGATAAAGACCATACGTTTATGACGACGTATCGTGTGTTGGAGATGATGAAGAAATATAAGACCAAGGAGATTGTATTTTCTTCTACTTCTGCAATTTATGGAGATACAGCAGACCTTTTACATGAAAATTATGGACCTCTTCAGCCCGCTTCTCATTATGGAGCAGGTAAATTGGCTAGTGAAGCTTTTATTTCCTCATTTGTAGAAAATTATGGAATACAAGCTTGGATTGTTCGCTTTCCAAATGTAGTGGGTGAGCGTGCTACACATGGCGTTATATTCGATTTTATAAAGAAACTTAACAAAAATAATAGCGAACTAGAGGTTTTGGGAGATGGAGAGCAGTATAAACCATACTTATATGTCAAGGATTTAGTCGAGGCTATTTTATTTGTGTGGAAAAATAGTTCTGAGAGACTCAATATTTATAATCTAGGGGTCAACTCTAGAACCAAAGTGAAAGATATTGCTGTTATGGTTATTGAGGAAATGAAACTAGACGCAACTATAAAATATACTGGAGGGAATAGAGGTTGGATAGGCGATGTGCCGGAATTTAATTATGACCTAACTAAAGTAAATACGTTAGGATGGAAAGCTAATAATACGTCTAATGAGGCTGTTAGAAAAGCAATCCAATATATACTAACGCTAGATTTTTAA
- a CDS encoding glycosyltransferase, translating into METKHPLISVVMTTYNEDRENFILCVDRVLNQTFKDFEFIIVFEPSDVNLDFIKSYTAKDNRVQIIVNKEKQGFVKSLNIGLAGATGKYMARIDSDDYCELSRFEKQVTYLESHDDIDVLGTNLILVDKDNKIISKRKYKTAHNDIKKTFLFTTGVAHPSIMLRIETLKKFGGYNEEFKCSEDLELWLRLMRKNCVFANIDEFLVNYRVLDIEEARNEQHWKYNFKARYNHVPYLWNPILAGISITAFKVFSMLSVEMRSSLAGSKLLSGLKGKKEIKETNI; encoded by the coding sequence ATGGAGACAAAGCACCCATTAATCAGTGTTGTAATGACAACGTATAACGAAGATAGAGAAAATTTCATCTTATGTGTAGATAGAGTATTGAATCAAACGTTTAAAGATTTTGAATTCATTATTGTGTTTGAACCATCAGATGTGAATTTAGATTTTATCAAATCATATACAGCTAAAGACAATAGAGTTCAAATTATAGTGAACAAAGAAAAACAAGGGTTTGTAAAATCTTTAAACATTGGTCTTGCTGGTGCCACTGGAAAATATATGGCAAGAATAGATAGTGACGATTATTGTGAGCTAAGCAGGTTTGAAAAACAAGTAACGTATTTAGAATCACACGATGATATTGATGTTTTAGGAACGAACTTAATTCTTGTAGATAAGGACAATAAGATCATATCCAAAAGAAAGTATAAGACAGCTCATAATGACATAAAAAAAACCTTTTTGTTCACAACCGGTGTTGCGCATCCTTCGATAATGTTAAGAATAGAAACCTTAAAAAAGTTTGGTGGTTATAATGAAGAATTTAAGTGTTCTGAGGATTTAGAATTATGGTTGAGATTGATGAGGAAGAATTGTGTATTCGCCAATATTGATGAATTTTTAGTCAATTATAGAGTACTCGATATTGAAGAAGCCCGTAACGAACAGCATTGGAAATACAATTTTAAAGCAAGATATAACCATGTTCCTTACTTATGGAATCCTATTCTGGCTGGCATAAGTATTACAGCGTTTAAAGTATTCTCTATGTTATCAGTTGAGATGCGATCAAGTCTTGCAGGAAGTAAACTTTTAAGTGGTTTAAAAGGGAAAAAGGAAATTAAAGAAACAAACATTTAA